A genomic window from Gemmatimonadota bacterium includes:
- a CDS encoding ABC transporter permease: protein MRRLEWYLARRYLASRRKGKFLSLITLIAVGGIALGVTALITVIAVMTGLQRDLQEKILGVNPHVYVFEQGQGFRMARWRDVLDKVASVPGVVAAEPFIMTQVGITPNAEYAQFGTLYGIEPSSRGRSLTAIHERLRKGELAFEPTASGHPGILLGRRLADKLGVLPGDVVTIGSFEKIRRGPLGDIMPAMMQFEVSGTFSTGMYEYDTQNMYAQLGAVQQFLDIPDRVGGIAVNVVEPWSAHAIAGRLDSALGFPYWTSDWMTLNRSLFSALKLEKLAMAVILSLIVLVAAFNIISTLIMVVTDKTREIGILKSMGMTDGSLLRVFMLQGLAIGLIGTVLGAGGGLALVWLLDRYRFITLPGDVYFIDTLPVALNPLDLLLILLVSVLIAFAATIYPARQASRLMPVEAIRHE from the coding sequence ATGCGTAGGCTCGAGTGGTACCTCGCGCGACGGTATCTGGCCTCCCGCCGCAAGGGAAAGTTCCTCTCGCTGATCACCTTGATCGCGGTCGGCGGGATCGCCCTCGGCGTCACGGCCCTGATCACGGTGATTGCCGTCATGACCGGGCTGCAGCGCGATCTGCAGGAGAAGATCCTGGGCGTGAACCCTCACGTCTACGTATTCGAGCAGGGCCAGGGCTTCCGCATGGCGCGCTGGCGGGACGTGCTGGACAAGGTGGCAAGCGTACCGGGCGTAGTGGCGGCAGAGCCCTTCATCATGACCCAGGTCGGCATTACGCCGAACGCCGAATACGCCCAGTTTGGCACGCTGTACGGTATCGAGCCGAGCTCGCGCGGCCGGTCGCTCACGGCGATCCACGAGAGGCTGCGCAAAGGAGAGCTGGCGTTCGAGCCCACGGCCAGCGGGCACCCCGGTATCCTGCTGGGGCGGCGGCTGGCCGACAAGCTCGGGGTGCTGCCTGGCGATGTGGTCACCATCGGATCGTTCGAGAAGATCCGGCGCGGCCCGCTCGGTGACATCATGCCTGCCATGATGCAGTTCGAGGTGAGCGGGACGTTCAGCACCGGAATGTACGAGTACGACACCCAGAACATGTACGCGCAACTGGGCGCGGTGCAGCAGTTCCTGGACATCCCGGACCGGGTAGGCGGGATCGCCGTAAACGTCGTGGAGCCGTGGTCGGCGCACGCCATCGCGGGCCGCCTCGATTCGGCGCTGGGCTTTCCCTACTGGACCAGCGACTGGATGACGCTGAACCGCTCGCTGTTCTCGGCGCTGAAGCTCGAGAAACTGGCCATGGCGGTGATCCTCTCCTTGATCGTGCTGGTCGCGGCGTTCAATATCATCAGCACGCTCATCATGGTGGTCACGGACAAGACGCGGGAGATCGGCATTCTGAAGTCCATGGGGATGACGGACGGGAGCCTGCTCCGCGTGTTCATGCTCCAGGGGCTGGCGATCGGGCTGATCGGCACCGTGCTCGGCGCGGGCGGAGGGCTCGCCCTGGTCTGGCTGCTGGATCGCTACCGCTTCATCACCCTGCCCGGCGACGTCTACTTCATCGATACGCTGCCCGTGGCGCTGAACCCGCTGGACCTGTTGTTGATTCTCCTGGTGAGTGTGCTGATCGCGTTCGCCGCCACGATCTATCCGGCGCGCCAGGCTTCGCGGCTCATGCCCGTGGAAGCGATCCGCCATGAATGA